One genomic region from Prosthecobacter fusiformis encodes:
- a CDS encoding ABC transporter ATP-binding protein: protein MAVAPFSKNPSQMTDAEIAQLKMPYARILEYLKPWMGRFILGVFIGIVAAAFNGVLIVGVSLIFQLVLDGGAKTLGTPVQLPVFGEVNLAQVLGMANDTPVGLGGVIIACACIPVLMFLNGFLEYLNKYCLAWVGTKMLFHIRSDVFRSVLRQSPAFFSHTKAGELMQTVFNQSRVAQSNAVQLVQLITNRPLTIVTILFVLFSQDWFFTLMSLVIFPLCLAPIIAIGRKVRKSGSREEKEVGTMMTTMHESFTGIRLVKGYAREEYEVKRFDKANAEMCRNMLRWTRAMELIGPIVESVASIGIAAGLVYFWVQERSASELIVLVMALTKIYPPAKELSKVNLLMQKTVYAVNKVVHLLEREADIKDLPGAPELPRIKGGVTFENVSFAYSKIDGSKLDKAAVTNVSMELSPGKFYALVGPSGAGKSTLFSLLLRFYDPDSGRVLMDGTDIRTVTQDSVRGNIGLVSQDTFLFHDTIRENIRYGRLNATEEEIIAAAKKAHAHDFIQAQQGGYNAIVGDSGCNLSGGQKQRLSIARAILRNAPILLLDEATSALDTETEKIIQEAIHVLSEGKTVIAIAHRLSTIMQADQIIVMRDGGVADIGSHDELLKKSELYQKLYSLQFHE, encoded by the coding sequence ATGGCCGTAGCTCCTTTCTCGAAGAATCCCTCTCAGATGACCGATGCTGAGATCGCCCAGTTGAAGATGCCGTATGCGCGGATTCTGGAGTATTTGAAGCCCTGGATGGGGCGTTTTATCCTCGGGGTGTTCATTGGCATCGTGGCCGCAGCTTTCAATGGCGTGCTCATCGTGGGCGTCTCGCTCATTTTCCAGCTCGTGCTGGATGGCGGGGCCAAGACGCTGGGTACACCGGTGCAATTGCCGGTCTTTGGAGAGGTGAATCTGGCTCAGGTACTGGGCATGGCCAATGATACGCCCGTGGGCCTGGGCGGGGTCATCATCGCCTGCGCGTGCATCCCGGTGCTGATGTTTCTCAACGGGTTCCTAGAATACTTGAACAAGTATTGTCTGGCCTGGGTGGGGACGAAGATGCTTTTCCACATCCGCAGCGATGTCTTCCGCAGTGTGTTGCGGCAGTCGCCCGCCTTCTTCAGCCATACCAAGGCCGGGGAGCTGATGCAGACGGTTTTCAACCAGTCGCGTGTGGCACAGTCGAACGCGGTGCAACTGGTGCAGTTGATCACCAACCGGCCGCTGACCATCGTCACCATCCTGTTTGTGCTGTTTTCCCAGGACTGGTTTTTCACCCTGATGTCCCTGGTTATTTTCCCTCTGTGCCTGGCACCGATCATCGCCATCGGTCGCAAGGTGCGGAAGTCTGGCTCGCGTGAGGAAAAAGAGGTAGGCACCATGATGACGACGATGCATGAATCCTTCACGGGTATCCGCTTGGTGAAAGGTTATGCGCGGGAGGAGTATGAGGTGAAACGGTTCGACAAAGCGAACGCGGAGATGTGCCGCAACATGCTACGTTGGACGCGGGCGATGGAGCTCATCGGCCCCATTGTGGAATCCGTGGCCTCCATCGGCATCGCTGCAGGGCTGGTGTATTTTTGGGTGCAGGAACGCAGTGCCAGCGAGCTGATCGTGCTGGTGATGGCGCTGACGAAAATCTACCCGCCGGCCAAGGAACTGAGCAAGGTGAATCTGCTCATGCAGAAGACGGTGTATGCGGTGAACAAGGTGGTGCACCTGCTGGAACGCGAGGCGGACATCAAGGATCTGCCGGGTGCGCCTGAACTGCCGCGCATCAAAGGCGGAGTCACCTTTGAAAACGTCTCCTTTGCGTATAGCAAGATCGACGGCAGCAAGCTGGACAAGGCTGCGGTCACGAACGTCAGCATGGAGCTGAGTCCGGGGAAATTCTATGCGCTGGTGGGGCCGAGCGGTGCAGGCAAGAGCACGCTCTTTTCCCTGCTGCTGCGCTTTTATGATCCAGACTCCGGGCGGGTACTCATGGATGGTACAGACATCCGCACCGTGACGCAGGACAGTGTGCGTGGAAACATCGGCCTGGTTAGCCAGGATACCTTCCTCTTCCACGATACCATCCGCGAAAACATCCGCTATGGCCGCCTGAATGCGACGGAGGAGGAGATCATTGCGGCGGCGAAGAAGGCGCATGCGCATGATTTCATCCAGGCCCAGCAGGGCGGGTACAATGCCATCGTGGGCGACTCCGGCTGCAACCTTTCTGGCGGGCAGAAGCAGCGCCTGTCCATCGCCCGTGCCATTTTGCGCAATGCGCCCATCCTGCTTTTGGATGAGGCCACCAGCGCCCTGGATACGGAGACGGAAAAGATCATCCAGGAAGCCATCCATGTGCTGTCCGAGGGGAAAACCGTCATCGCCATTGCCCACCGTCTTTCCACCATCATGCAGGCGGACCAGATCATCGTGATGAGAGATGGTGGGGTGGCGGACATCGGCTCCCACGATGAACTGCTGAAGAAAAGCGAGCTTTATCAGAAACTGTATTCCCTCCAGTTCCACGAATAA
- the araD gene encoding L-ribulose-5-phosphate 4-epimerase AraD: MTLSDLKNQVCEANRALEPSGLVRLTWGNVSGIDRASGLWGIKPSGVDYASLTPEDIVILDLEGNLVEGKLRPSSDTKTHLHLYREFPQIGGITHTHSLHATMFSQAGRELPCYGTTHADHFYGSVPIVRALTPEEVETDYEHYTGVAIVQRLRELGLHPLEMPAVLQRHHAPFTFGKTAMDSLQNSIALEMCAQMALGTLTLNPDQAPIPTHILDKHHLRKHGPGAYYGQK; encoded by the coding sequence ATGACCCTGTCAGATCTCAAAAACCAAGTTTGCGAAGCCAACCGCGCCCTGGAGCCCAGCGGCCTCGTGCGCCTCACCTGGGGAAACGTCTCCGGCATCGACCGCGCCTCCGGCCTCTGGGGCATCAAGCCCAGCGGTGTTGACTATGCCAGCCTCACCCCGGAGGACATCGTCATCCTGGACCTGGAGGGAAACCTCGTGGAAGGAAAACTGCGCCCCTCCTCCGATACCAAAACCCACCTGCATCTCTACCGCGAATTTCCCCAGATCGGCGGCATCACCCACACCCACAGCCTGCATGCCACCATGTTTTCCCAGGCCGGGCGTGAGCTCCCCTGCTACGGCACCACCCACGCGGATCACTTCTACGGCAGCGTCCCCATCGTCCGCGCCCTGACCCCGGAAGAAGTGGAAACCGATTACGAGCACTACACCGGTGTCGCCATCGTCCAGCGCCTGCGCGAGCTCGGCCTCCACCCCCTGGAGATGCCCGCCGTGCTGCAACGCCACCACGCCCCCTTCACCTTTGGTAAGACCGCCATGGACTCCCTGCAAAACAGCATCGCCCTGGAAATGTGCGCCCAAATGGCCCTCGGCACCCTCACCCTAAACCCCGACCAAGCCCCCATCCCCACCCACATCCTCGACAAGCACCACCTCCGCAAACACGGCCCCGGCGCCTACTACGGCCAGAAGTAA
- a CDS encoding PSD1 and planctomycete cytochrome C domain-containing protein yields the protein MLALSAQVSAIEPESLKFFENKIRPILAESCFSCHGEEKQKGGLRVDNLAYLNHGGDSGPALIAHQPDESLLMKAVNYGDSDLEMPPDGKLPEDQIAALKQWIAMGAPWPEAEVASVKPARKPGEFTQEDKEWWAFQPVKKPAVPAAKAAGSNSPIDAFVQVKLAENGLEAAKEATPEELVRRVYFDLHGLPPTPEDVATFVAEVKAEKAAPKKAKSATAYERLVDKLLASPRYGERWGQHWLDLARYAESEGYRQDAYRPNVWPYRDYVIESFNTDKPYDQFMREQIAGDEVDPANPKVSIGTAFLRHSIYEYNQRDAETQWQNIMNEVTGVTADVFMGMSVQCAQCHDHKFDPILHKDYFRLQAFFSNIVWPEDKPLATPAEIKAYEEQLAAWKEAAKEPLAVIDRIIEPRIADAQRRAMEKFPAEVVAMWKKPVAERSAYEEQVVRLAWRQAEFERYRFKSDKIKDPEQSQLKAAQEQLAQFDSLKPKSLLTAFIIGETGGPPGITKFKARRVGDTVVNPGFLSILDPSDAALPEISPGSATTGRRTVLANWMTRADNPLTTRVIVNRVWQYHFGRGLVATPSDFGRLGEKPTHPELLDWLTSEFVEGGWKFKPLHKMILMSATYRQTAQRAPTTKELTTDPENNLLWRFLPRRLDAEQARDAALLASGELNMDMGGVSVPATQPRRSIYTRKIRNTQDEFLASLDAPPGFSSLPTRDSTTTATQSLLMINGDWPLERARAMAVQLLKSQYGTDAELVDRAYSMAFSRKPTATEKKDALSFLTAQRTQLKSELPTKPAEPPALASASNFFGTAGASRTAKTLVHTPGTSHEKLRVHETGRIEGNEFALEAVVNLNQVYPSASVRTIASRWDNSKSDRGWALGVTGLKSAYKPNNLIVQLSGDDFQGTLMYEVVASGLRIPEGKPYYVAAAINNEPAEGQKFGGTITFYARDLSDPKAEMQSVTVSHQVCGGYTNAERGLYVGGRDKDKNNLWHGAIARFAMRQGSLDGGKLMAWVGATDASCVVDVNADMVTEMLKGDPKTAWRWESAAAPVSTKGRMDPGQEAVTDLCHVLLNANEFFYLH from the coding sequence ATGCTCGCACTCAGTGCTCAGGTTTCGGCCATTGAGCCGGAGTCGCTGAAGTTTTTCGAAAACAAAATCCGCCCGATTTTGGCGGAGTCCTGCTTTAGCTGCCATGGGGAAGAAAAGCAGAAGGGGGGGTTGCGGGTGGATAACTTGGCCTACCTGAACCACGGGGGAGATTCCGGCCCGGCGCTGATCGCGCATCAGCCGGATGAGTCTCTGCTGATGAAGGCGGTGAATTATGGCGATAGTGACCTGGAGATGCCGCCGGATGGCAAGCTGCCGGAGGACCAGATCGCCGCGCTGAAGCAGTGGATCGCCATGGGTGCGCCCTGGCCGGAGGCGGAAGTGGCCTCAGTGAAGCCTGCGCGCAAGCCGGGTGAATTCACCCAGGAAGACAAGGAATGGTGGGCCTTCCAGCCGGTGAAAAAACCGGCGGTGCCAGCGGCGAAGGCTGCGGGCAGCAACTCCCCCATTGATGCCTTTGTACAGGTGAAGCTGGCAGAAAATGGCCTGGAGGCTGCGAAAGAAGCCACGCCGGAGGAACTAGTGCGGCGCGTTTATTTTGACCTTCATGGTCTGCCGCCGACCCCGGAAGATGTGGCCACCTTTGTCGCCGAAGTGAAGGCGGAAAAAGCGGCCCCGAAGAAGGCTAAATCCGCCACGGCTTATGAGCGGCTGGTGGACAAGTTGCTAGCCAGCCCCCGCTACGGTGAGCGCTGGGGACAGCATTGGCTGGACCTAGCCCGCTATGCGGAATCCGAAGGTTACCGCCAGGATGCCTACAGGCCGAACGTGTGGCCTTATCGCGATTACGTGATCGAATCCTTCAACACTGACAAGCCTTACGACCAGTTCATGCGGGAGCAGATCGCCGGGGATGAAGTGGACCCGGCCAACCCGAAGGTATCCATCGGCACGGCCTTCCTGCGCCATAGTATTTACGAATACAACCAGCGGGATGCGGAGACGCAGTGGCAGAATATCATGAATGAGGTCACGGGTGTGACGGCGGATGTCTTCATGGGCATGAGTGTGCAGTGCGCGCAGTGCCATGATCACAAATTCGACCCCATCCTGCACAAGGACTACTTCCGCCTCCAGGCCTTCTTTTCAAACATCGTCTGGCCGGAAGACAAGCCCCTCGCCACTCCTGCTGAGATCAAGGCCTATGAGGAGCAGCTTGCCGCCTGGAAAGAAGCGGCCAAGGAGCCTCTGGCAGTCATCGACCGCATCATCGAGCCTCGCATTGCCGATGCCCAGAGACGGGCCATGGAGAAATTCCCCGCTGAAGTGGTGGCCATGTGGAAAAAGCCTGTCGCTGAGCGCAGTGCGTATGAGGAGCAAGTCGTCCGGCTGGCCTGGAGGCAGGCAGAGTTTGAGCGTTACCGCTTCAAGTCTGACAAGATCAAAGATCCTGAGCAATCACAGTTGAAAGCCGCCCAGGAGCAACTGGCTCAGTTTGATTCCCTGAAACCGAAGTCCCTGCTGACGGCTTTCATCATCGGTGAAACCGGTGGCCCTCCTGGCATCACGAAGTTCAAGGCGCGTCGTGTGGGGGATACCGTGGTGAATCCAGGGTTCCTTTCCATTTTGGACCCTTCGGATGCCGCCCTGCCGGAAATCTCCCCTGGCTCTGCCACAACCGGACGCCGCACCGTGCTGGCGAATTGGATGACCCGCGCAGACAATCCGCTGACCACCCGTGTCATCGTGAACCGGGTGTGGCAGTATCACTTTGGCCGCGGTCTGGTAGCTACCCCGAGCGACTTTGGCCGCCTGGGCGAAAAACCGACGCATCCTGAGCTACTCGACTGGCTGACCTCGGAGTTTGTGGAAGGCGGTTGGAAGTTCAAGCCGCTGCACAAAATGATCCTCATGTCCGCCACCTACCGGCAGACCGCCCAGCGTGCCCCGACGACGAAGGAACTGACGACGGACCCTGAAAACAATCTTCTGTGGCGCTTCCTGCCACGCCGTCTGGATGCGGAGCAGGCACGCGATGCCGCCCTGCTGGCCAGTGGTGAGCTGAATATGGACATGGGCGGTGTCAGCGTGCCAGCCACCCAGCCGCGCCGCAGCATTTATACCCGCAAGATTCGCAATACCCAGGATGAGTTCCTGGCCAGCCTGGATGCCCCTCCCGGATTCAGCAGCCTGCCCACACGTGATTCCACCACCACGGCCACCCAGAGCCTGCTCATGATCAATGGTGACTGGCCGCTGGAGCGTGCCCGTGCCATGGCCGTCCAATTGCTCAAATCCCAATATGGCACTGATGCGGAACTGGTGGACCGGGCCTACAGCATGGCCTTTTCCCGCAAGCCGACAGCCACGGAGAAAAAGGATGCGCTCAGCTTCCTGACCGCGCAGCGCACCCAGCTCAAGAGCGAACTGCCGACGAAACCTGCCGAGCCGCCTGCACTGGCTTCTGCCAGCAATTTCTTCGGCACCGCCGGGGCCTCCCGCACGGCGAAGACACTGGTCCATACTCCGGGCACCAGCCATGAAAAGCTGCGTGTGCATGAGACAGGCCGCATCGAAGGAAATGAATTCGCCCTGGAAGCCGTGGTGAACCTTAATCAGGTTTATCCCAGCGCCAGCGTCCGCACCATCGCCTCCCGGTGGGACAACAGCAAATCTGACCGGGGTTGGGCCTTGGGTGTCACAGGTTTAAAATCCGCCTATAAGCCGAACAACCTCATCGTCCAGCTCTCCGGTGATGATTTCCAGGGCACGCTGATGTATGAAGTGGTGGCTTCCGGTCTGCGTATTCCAGAGGGCAAGCCGTATTATGTGGCGGCTGCCATCAACAACGAACCTGCTGAAGGCCAGAAATTCGGCGGCACCATCACCTTTTATGCCCGGGACCTGAGCGATCCCAAGGCTGAGATGCAGAGCGTGACCGTCTCACACCAGGTCTGCGGCGGCTATACGAATGCTGAGCGCGGTCTGTATGTGGGGGGTCGTGACAAGGACAAGAACAACCTCTGGCACGGAGCCATCGCCCGGTTTGCCATGCGCCAGGGCAGCCTGGACGGCGGCAAGCTGATGGCCTGGGTGGGGGCCACCGATGCAAGCTGCGTGGTGGATGTGAATGCCGATATGGTCACCGAGATGCTGAAGGGCGACCCTAAAACAGCGTGGCGTTGGGAAAGTGCAGCGGCACCCGTTTCAACAAAAGGCCGCATGGATCCTGGTCAGGAAGCCGTGACAGATCTTTGCCACGTGCTGCTGAATGCCAATGAGTTCTTTTACCTCCATTGA
- a CDS encoding MFS transporter — MTPTASKPEITRLRDLTTHQKKSGLAAWLGWLFDGLDMHIYTLVATPFVALLLMKDGLAASPGEVDTKASIIQAAFLVGWALGGGVFGWIGDRLGRSRTLVLTILFYAGFTGLSYFCTEWWHLLICRFLSALGIGGEWAVGASLLSETWPKKWRPWIAATLQTAVNVGILLACLAGELLKHDESHRSIFLVGIIPALLTLWIRKAVPETEEWEEARRTSKPPRIRELFGPQVAGVTWRVLVICAVSLTAHWAFMFWQQSLIRSLPEVKNLSGPDQTNAVVVALMYIMIGSICGNYLAGALAKLMGYRRAITLMLLTYAICMLAAFSQEWTHSQLLWWYAVIGVCQGVFGLFTMCLPPLFPTLLRTTGSGFCYNIGRIVAAAGTVLFKLYAPVGDYRMALFYAGLLFIPASAVALLLPEEKEGV; from the coding sequence ATGACTCCCACCGCCTCGAAACCTGAGATCACCCGCCTGCGGGACCTGACCACGCACCAGAAAAAGTCAGGGCTGGCCGCCTGGTTAGGCTGGCTGTTCGATGGGCTGGACATGCACATCTATACCCTGGTGGCGACGCCCTTTGTGGCGCTGCTACTGATGAAGGATGGGCTGGCAGCTTCACCCGGGGAGGTGGATACGAAGGCCTCCATCATCCAGGCGGCGTTCCTAGTGGGCTGGGCATTGGGCGGCGGGGTATTCGGCTGGATTGGCGACCGCCTGGGGCGCAGCCGTACGTTGGTGCTGACGATCTTGTTTTATGCGGGCTTTACCGGGCTGTCCTATTTCTGCACGGAATGGTGGCACCTGCTGATCTGCCGTTTTCTTTCCGCCCTGGGTATCGGCGGGGAATGGGCCGTGGGCGCTTCGTTGCTCTCTGAAACTTGGCCCAAGAAGTGGCGTCCATGGATCGCCGCCACCTTGCAGACAGCGGTGAATGTGGGCATCCTACTGGCATGTCTGGCGGGGGAGCTGCTGAAACATGATGAAAGCCATCGCAGCATTTTCCTGGTGGGCATTATCCCGGCCCTGCTGACCCTATGGATCCGCAAGGCGGTGCCGGAAACGGAGGAGTGGGAAGAAGCCCGACGCACGAGCAAGCCACCACGGATTCGCGAGCTCTTTGGCCCCCAAGTGGCCGGGGTCACCTGGCGTGTGCTGGTGATTTGCGCCGTCTCATTGACCGCGCATTGGGCTTTCATGTTTTGGCAGCAGAGCCTCATCCGCTCCCTCCCGGAGGTCAAAAACCTCTCGGGGCCGGACCAGACCAATGCGGTGGTGGTGGCGCTGATGTACATCATGATCGGCTCCATCTGTGGCAATTATCTGGCCGGTGCCCTGGCCAAGCTGATGGGGTATCGCCGCGCCATCACACTGATGCTGCTGACCTACGCCATCTGCATGCTGGCGGCCTTTTCCCAAGAATGGACGCACAGCCAGCTCCTGTGGTGGTATGCGGTCATCGGCGTGTGCCAGGGGGTGTTTGGCCTGTTCACCATGTGTCTGCCGCCGCTTTTCCCCACGCTGCTGCGCACGACGGGTTCCGGCTTTTGTTATAACATCGGCCGCATCGTCGCTGCAGCAGGTACGGTCCTGTTTAAACTGTATGCTCCGGTGGGGGACTACCGCATGGCCCTGTTTTATGCGGGTCTTCTGTTCATCCCCGCCTCTGCGGTCGCGCTGCTGCTGCCGGAGGAGAAGGAGGGGGTGTGA
- a CDS encoding right-handed parallel beta-helix repeat-containing protein has product MLRVLLLIAFSAVLAAAQTNVQTVGVKGDGQTDDTVALQKAVDEYGSLLFPKGTYKLTQTITVDLSKTGLVGLSGDGTARFLMTGAGPAFRLIGHHEGSAAPTQMKPEIWEQERTPMLSGFEIYGAHPEADGVEVGGAMQVTLHRLVVSKCRHAIHLTTRNRNVMISDCHLYDNTGIGVFLDNVNLHQINIVGSHISYNRGGGVVSRGGNVRNLHIGTCDIESNHYADSPPSANVELDSTGGSIGEVAITGCTLQHTSKAAGSANIRILGAGTDASLERRVGRAHTREGNVTISANVFSDVKVNIEVKDARGVVITGNTFWEGFEHDLLAENCEHLIVSSNNFDRNPRYLVNGFKEAENNGIVFKTCTDSSFSGNIVAGVMRKRAAVEIVGGRRLMITGNSILDSDGAGLLLEQVEQSLISDNLIRDDRVEDVRSKEPSLLILGGNDNQVGANLLGNGKQVR; this is encoded by the coding sequence ATGCTACGAGTTCTATTGCTGATCGCTTTTTCCGCTGTCCTAGCTGCGGCCCAGACGAATGTCCAGACGGTGGGTGTGAAGGGGGATGGCCAGACGGATGATACGGTGGCCCTTCAGAAAGCGGTGGATGAATACGGCAGCCTGCTTTTCCCCAAAGGCACGTATAAGCTGACGCAAACCATCACGGTGGACCTGTCCAAAACAGGGTTGGTGGGCCTATCCGGGGATGGCACAGCGCGTTTCCTGATGACCGGGGCGGGACCGGCGTTTAGGCTCATCGGTCATCATGAGGGATCGGCGGCACCGACCCAGATGAAGCCTGAAATCTGGGAGCAGGAACGTACGCCGATGCTGAGCGGTTTTGAAATTTATGGCGCGCATCCCGAAGCGGATGGCGTGGAGGTGGGCGGGGCGATGCAGGTGACGCTGCACCGGCTGGTGGTGAGCAAGTGCCGCCACGCCATTCACCTGACGACTCGCAATCGCAACGTGATGATCAGCGACTGCCATTTGTATGACAACACGGGCATCGGTGTGTTTTTGGATAACGTGAACCTGCATCAGATCAACATCGTGGGCAGCCACATCAGCTACAATCGCGGCGGCGGGGTCGTCTCGCGCGGTGGCAATGTGCGCAACCTGCACATCGGCACCTGTGACATCGAGAGCAATCATTACGCGGATTCGCCACCCTCCGCCAATGTGGAGCTGGATTCTACCGGAGGCTCGATTGGCGAGGTGGCCATTACAGGCTGCACGCTTCAGCATACCAGCAAGGCGGCGGGATCTGCCAACATCCGCATCCTGGGAGCCGGGACCGATGCCAGCCTGGAGCGCCGCGTGGGCCGCGCACACACCCGCGAGGGGAATGTGACCATCAGCGCCAATGTGTTTAGCGATGTGAAGGTGAACATTGAGGTGAAGGACGCCCGTGGAGTGGTCATTACCGGCAACACTTTTTGGGAAGGCTTTGAGCACGATCTGCTGGCGGAAAATTGCGAGCATCTGATCGTGAGCAGCAACAATTTTGACCGCAATCCGCGTTATCTGGTGAACGGTTTCAAGGAGGCGGAAAACAACGGCATCGTTTTCAAAACCTGTACCGATAGTTCCTTCTCAGGCAACATCGTCGCCGGAGTGATGCGGAAACGTGCTGCGGTGGAGATCGTGGGCGGTCGCCGCCTGATGATTACGGGTAACAGCATCCTGGATAGCGATGGCGCAGGCCTGCTGCTGGAGCAGGTGGAGCAGAGCCTGATCAGCGATAACCTCATTCGCGATGACCGCGTCGAAGACGTGCGTTCCAAAGAACCCTCCCTGCTCATCCTCGGCGGGAACGATAACCAAGTCGGCGCGAACCTGCTGGGGAATGGGAAGCAGGTGAGGTGA
- a CDS encoding sensor histidine kinase gives MEWGTPALVFLATTLAVGGACLGFLKRRYHNTHHHLLIFVLVSAIGYLATMQINKCTRIVEDRLMQSWMGISRVYAHAVERSTENIPAMNEDSLRPVVQRARQRLGFEGMDVRTATLVVKNADGQMVKHMMGVQKEADRPVIKKAYEDKITRAFQGAEYWCDTRGKAGVALGLISLVPLRDDVDTVQGVLMLEFFPTRWNVAREREQWRVVGEFGGLLVICLCLGGFLVVTSEARRQRELEKAVLPLMKDIESLDGMVNSVQGVVWERPAGSAGFTYLSQNADGYLGFDLDRWGSETGFLEKIIHSEDRQRVMDCWKQAIKDLIKYHVEYRVVRPDGTTAFVNEYGQAAKLMLDGKVLRGIILDITAQREHEASTQDLHKMMVEASRQAGMAEIATGVLHNVGNVLNSLNVGAKLLAERLKKSRMDKLCQATQLVKDNLPDNPDFFTNDKRGQVLPGYLVDLSAYLRDEQNRLDATVSDMIERIEHIRDMIMLQQSHSTVRTLWEPLDLVTVIEDALRLETDVHIAHQQIQVERHFADLPPIYSARGLLLQILVNLLANACQAMGDRPVAERKLTLRIVPVGNEKINITVEDTGCGIHPRNLTNIFTQGFTTKTDGHGFGLHHACLLAQDLGGVLRAESDGLGKGARFTLEVPYRKDSISSPQSGSSSPVQSASSPASTLSP, from the coding sequence ATGGAATGGGGCACACCTGCTTTGGTCTTCTTGGCAACGACACTGGCTGTCGGTGGGGCTTGCCTTGGCTTCTTGAAGCGGCGCTATCATAACACCCATCATCACCTGCTGATTTTTGTTTTGGTCAGTGCCATCGGCTACTTGGCGACGATGCAGATCAACAAATGCACGCGCATCGTGGAAGATAGGCTGATGCAGTCCTGGATGGGCATCTCCCGGGTGTATGCGCACGCGGTGGAGCGATCCACGGAAAACATCCCGGCGATGAATGAGGATTCCCTGCGGCCCGTGGTGCAGCGGGCCAGGCAGCGACTGGGTTTTGAGGGGATGGATGTCCGCACGGCGACTTTGGTGGTGAAAAATGCGGATGGGCAGATGGTGAAGCACATGATGGGGGTGCAGAAGGAGGCCGACCGGCCAGTGATCAAAAAGGCCTATGAGGACAAGATCACAAGAGCCTTCCAGGGGGCTGAATACTGGTGTGACACACGTGGAAAAGCGGGGGTGGCTTTAGGGCTGATCTCACTGGTGCCGCTCCGCGACGATGTGGACACGGTGCAGGGCGTGCTGATGCTGGAATTTTTTCCCACCCGCTGGAATGTCGCGCGTGAGCGTGAGCAGTGGCGGGTGGTCGGCGAGTTTGGCGGGCTGCTGGTGATCTGCCTATGCCTGGGCGGTTTCCTGGTGGTGACCTCTGAGGCGCGCCGCCAGCGGGAGCTGGAAAAAGCGGTGCTGCCCTTGATGAAAGACATCGAGAGCCTGGATGGCATGGTCAATTCGGTCCAGGGGGTGGTGTGGGAGCGGCCTGCGGGCAGCGCTGGCTTCACCTATCTGAGCCAGAATGCAGATGGATACCTGGGTTTTGATCTGGACCGCTGGGGCTCTGAAACCGGATTTCTGGAAAAGATCATTCATTCGGAAGACCGGCAGCGGGTGATGGACTGCTGGAAGCAGGCGATCAAAGACCTGATCAAATACCATGTAGAATACCGCGTCGTAAGACCCGATGGAACGACGGCTTTCGTCAACGAATACGGCCAGGCGGCGAAGCTGATGCTGGATGGCAAGGTGCTGCGCGGTATCATTTTAGACATCACTGCCCAGCGGGAGCATGAGGCCAGCACGCAGGATCTGCATAAGATGATGGTGGAGGCCTCCCGCCAGGCGGGGATGGCGGAAATCGCCACCGGGGTGCTGCACAATGTGGGCAATGTGCTCAATAGCCTGAATGTGGGGGCCAAGCTGCTGGCTGAGCGGCTGAAAAAATCCCGCATGGACAAGCTATGCCAGGCCACCCAACTGGTGAAAGACAACCTGCCGGATAACCCGGATTTCTTCACGAATGACAAGCGCGGCCAGGTGCTGCCAGGGTATCTGGTGGACCTCTCCGCCTACCTGCGGGATGAGCAGAACCGGCTGGATGCCACCGTGAGTGACATGATCGAGCGCATCGAGCACATCCGGGATATGATCATGCTCCAGCAGTCCCACAGCACCGTGCGTACCCTCTGGGAGCCGCTGGATCTGGTGACGGTGATTGAGGATGCGCTGCGGCTGGAGACGGATGTCCACATCGCCCATCAGCAGATCCAGGTGGAGCGCCACTTCGCGGACCTGCCGCCCATCTATTCTGCCCGTGGGCTGCTGCTGCAAATTTTGGTCAACCTGCTGGCCAATGCCTGCCAGGCCATGGGGGACAGGCCCGTCGCTGAGCGGAAGCTGACGCTGCGCATCGTCCCGGTGGGGAATGAGAAGATCAACATCACGGTGGAGGACACCGGCTGCGGCATCCACCCCCGGAACCTGACAAACATCTTTACCCAAGGCTTTACGACCAAGACGGACGGCCACGGCTTCGGCCTGCATCACGCCTGCCTGCTGGCGCAAGATCTGGGCGGTGTACTGCGTGCGGAGAGTGACGGTCTGGGTAAAGGCGCACGCTTCACCCTGGAGGTGCCTTACCGCAAAGATTCCATTTCCTCACCCCAGTCAGGCTCAAGTTCTCCCGTCCAGTCTGCCTCGTCTCCTGCTTCAACTCTCTCACCGTGA